Proteins from a single region of Xyrauchen texanus isolate HMW12.3.18 chromosome 7, RBS_HiC_50CHRs, whole genome shotgun sequence:
- the opa1 gene encoding dynamin-like 120 kDa protein, mitochondrial isoform X5, whose translation MLPDMSQYTWIVPDFVWELSENIDLNKLASALPEIEEIAKLLPDMEKISENFTFLKSLLSSGLGEVNGASGLRLLLETTGDSALRAPDISPTSAAVSDSSDKQFKKQGLLSELILIQQQIQQHEEEMRRAAAAASNAPPPPREPSPSPALNPSPSQPKSKSSDKEKIDQLQEELLRTQLKYQRMLERLEKENKELRKVVLQKDDKGIHQRKVKKSLIDMYSEVLDILSDYDSNYNTQDHLPRVVVVGDQSAGKTSVLEMIAQARIFPRGSGEMMTRSPVKVTLSEGPHHVAVFKDSTREFDLGKEEDLAALRREIELRMRKSVKEGQTVSPETISLSVKGPGIQRMVLVDLPGVISTVTTGMAADTKETIFSISKAYMQNPNAIILCIQDGSVDAERSIVTDLVSQIDPQGKRTIFVLTKVDMAEKNLASPSRIQQIVEGKLFPMKALGYFAVVTGKGSSNESIDSIKDYEEDFFQNSRLLREGMLKAHQVTTKNLSLAVSDCFWKMVRESVEQQADAFKASRFNLETEWKNNYPRLRELDRNELYEKAKNEILDEVINLSQVTPKHWESILQKKLWERVSTHVIENIYLPAAQTMNSGTFNTTVDIKLKQWTDKQLPHKALEVAWETLQEEFARFMAEYKGKDQDDIFDKLKEAVKDECINRHMWNERAMDSLRVIQHNALEDRSITDKPQWDAAIQFMEETLHSRLKDTDFVISDMVGPDWKQRWLSWKNRTPEQHIRNETKNELERLLKLHEDHTAYLANDEVTTVRKNLEGRGVEVDPVLIKDTWHQLFRRHFLQKALFHCNLCRRGFYYYQRHFIDSELECNDVVLFWRIQRMLAITANTLRQQLTNTEVRRLEKNVKEVLDDFGEDNEKKVQLITGRRVQLAEDLKKVREIQEKLEAFIEALHKEK comes from the exons GTTTGGGTGAAGTCAATGGAGCTTCTGGTCTGCGTCTGTTATTAG AAACCACAGGTGACTCAGCCCTGAGAGCACCAGATATCTCACCAACGTCTGCAGCTGTGTCTGACAGCAGTGataaacagttcaaaaag CAGGGGCTGCTCAGCGAGCTCATTCTCATTCAGCAGCAGATCCAGCAGCATGAGGAGGAAATGCGGCGGGCGGCGGCTGCAGCAAGTAATGCTCCGCCTCCGCCGCGTGAACCCAGTCCCAGCCCTGCCCTGAACCCCAGCCCCTCGCAGCCCAAAAGCAAG TCTTCTGATAAAGAAAAAATTGACCAGCTTCAGGAAGAACTTCTTCGAACACAG TTGAAGTACCAGCGGATGCTGGAGCGTCTGGAGAAGGAGAATAAGGAACTGAGGAAAGTTGTTTTGCAGAAAGATGACAAGGGTATTCACCAAAGAAAAGTCAAG AAGTCTTTGATTGATATGTACTCTGAGGTCCTGGACATTCTCTCTGATTATGACTCCAACTACAACACTCAAGATCACCTGCCAAGG GTTGTGGTAGTTGGAGATCAGAGTGCAGGAAAGACCAGTGTGTTGGAGATGATTGCTCAAGCCAGGATCTTCCCCAGAGGCTCTGGCGAAATGATGACCAGGTCTCCTGTAAAG GTGACATTGAGTGAAGGCCCCCATCATGTAGCAGTGTTCAAAGACAGCACTCGTGAGTTTGACCTTGGAAAAGAGGAAGAT CTGGCTGCCCTGAGGCGTGAGATCGAGCTCAGGATGAGGAAGAGTGTGAAGGAAGGCCAGACAGTCAGCCCAGAG aCCATCTCTTTAAGTGTAAAAGGCCCAGGAATCCAGAGAATGGTGCTGGTTGACTTGCCAGGAGTCATTAGT ACTGTGACAACTGGCATGGCTGCTGACACTAAGGAAACAATTTTCAGCATTAGCAAAGCCTACATGCAGAATCCAAATGCCATCATCCTTTGCATTcagg aTGGCTCAGTAGATGCGGAACGTAGTATAGTCACTGATCTGGTCAGTCAGATAGACCCTCAGGGAAAAAGGACCATCTTTGTTCTTACCAAGGTTGACATGGCAGAAAAGAACCTGGCTAGTCCAAGCAGA ATCCAGCAAATAGTTGAAGGCAAATTATTCCCAATGAAGGCATTGGGCTACTTTGCTGTTGTAACTGGCAAAG GCAGTAGCAATGAGAGTATAGACTCTATCAAAGACTATGAAGAAGACTTCTTCCAGAACTCCAGATTGCTAAG GGAAGGCATGCTGAAAGCTCACCAGGTGACCACAAAGAACCTGAGTCTTGCTGTGTCAGACTGCTTTTGGAAGATGGTGAGAGAATCAGTGGAACAACAAGCAGATGCCTTCAAAG CATCCCGATTTAACCTGGAGACTGAGTGGAAGAACAACTACCCTCGTTTACGAGAGCTTGACAGG AACGAGCTCTATGAGAAAGCCAAAAATGAGATCTTGGACGAGGTGATCAACTTGAGTCAGGTGACACCAAAACACTG GGAGTCCATCTTGCAGAAAAAGCTGTGGGAGAGGGTGTCAACACACGTGATTGAGAACATCTACCTGCCTGCTGCCCAGACCATGAACTCTGGCACTTTCAACACCACTGTAGACATCAAACTCAAGCAGTGGACTGATAAACAGCTTCCTCATAAAGCACTGGAG GTTGCTTGGGAGACGTTGCAGGAGGAGTTTGCCCGCTTCATGGCAGAATACAAAGGAAAAGACCAGGATGACATCTTTGATAAGCTTAAGGAAGCCGTCAAGGATGAGTGCATCAATCGTCACATGTGGAACGAAAGGGCCATGGACAGCTTG AGAGTGATTCAACACAACGCTCTGGAGGATCGCTCTATCACAGACAAGCCCCAGTGGGATGCTGCTATTCAGTTCATGGAGGAAACGCTACACTCTCGCCTTAAAGACA cGGACTTCGTAATATCAGATATGGTAGGGCCAGACTGGAAACAGAGGTGGTTGAGCTGGAAAAATCGAACACCAGAGCAG CACATCCGTAATGAAACCAAAAATGAGCTAGAGCGTCTACTGAAGCTGCATGAGGATCACACCGCTTACCTGGCCAATGATGAGGTCACTACAGTACGCAAAAATCTGGAGGGACGTGGGGTGGAGGTGGACCCCGTACTG ATCAAGGACACGTGGCACCAGCTCTTTCGTCGTCACTTCCTGCAGAAAGCTTTGTTTCATTGTAACCTCTGCCGGCGAGGTTTCTACTACTACCAGAGGCACTTTATAGATTCTGAG CTGGAGTGTAATGATGTGGTTTTGTTCTGGAGGATCCAGAGGATGTTAGCCATCACAGCCAATACTCTCAGACAGCAGCTCACCAATACAGAAG TGCGGCGCTTAGAAAAGAATGTTAAAGAAGTGTTAGATGACTTTGGAGAGGACAATGAGAAGAAAGTCCAGCTAATCACAGGCAGGAGGGTTCAGCTGGCAGAAGACCTCA